A single window of Methylomarinum sp. Ch1-1 DNA harbors:
- a CDS encoding serine/threonine-protein kinase, whose amino-acid sequence MTIQVPGYTIQRQLGEGGMAAVYLAIQNSLDRLVALKILKRFDTEEQVQRFFNEGKIIASLNQRNIITIHDLGEIDRQCFLAMEYLEGGDLKQRIETGLTPDAALKQIKLIARCLDFVHQKGIIHRDIKPENILFRTDDSLVLTDFGVAKLLQTDTSLTMDGSTIGSPHYISPEQAQQRPLDPRTDIYSLGIMFYEMLTGQKPFQGDTPIETIIAHLTTEAAPLPDHLTRYQQLVDLMIATDADNRFASTADLIDYIESFQNTGSKHAITHKFNKIVAAKKTAANTSLHKLSSAPQSQRRLHAFIGLGLAITLAGATALYYFHPKEPTEPADNVLAADVAENAVAYESEHNEIQHLLDEADAILTQANLSLPALRQALAIYNQALTIAPDDARTLTGIRRVAVLDRNIRDEIDLNLSEADKAIRAFRLTTPANDNAMFYYHRALTLAPAHPEAQQGKFKIADAYADLVESNLSDFRYAKAKANLDKGLAIDPTSARLLALKNKTNAFTDAPKRLFGKVTSIFD is encoded by the coding sequence TTGACTATCCAAGTCCCCGGCTACACAATCCAACGACAGCTAGGCGAAGGCGGCATGGCGGCCGTTTACTTGGCGATACAAAACTCTCTCGACCGGCTGGTCGCGTTAAAAATCTTAAAAAGATTTGACACCGAGGAGCAAGTCCAACGTTTTTTCAATGAAGGCAAAATCATCGCGTCATTGAATCAACGTAATATCATCACCATTCACGACCTGGGCGAGATCGATCGGCAATGCTTCCTGGCTATGGAGTATCTCGAAGGCGGTGATCTGAAGCAACGCATCGAAACCGGATTGACGCCTGACGCGGCCCTCAAACAGATTAAGCTGATCGCCCGTTGTCTTGACTTCGTCCATCAAAAAGGCATCATTCACCGGGATATCAAACCCGAAAATATTCTCTTCAGAACAGACGACTCGCTCGTGTTAACCGATTTTGGCGTCGCCAAACTATTACAAACCGATACCTCGTTAACGATGGACGGCTCGACTATCGGCAGCCCTCATTACATCAGTCCAGAACAGGCTCAACAAAGACCTCTGGACCCGAGAACCGATATCTATAGCCTGGGCATTATGTTTTACGAAATGCTAACCGGTCAAAAACCGTTCCAAGGCGATACCCCGATCGAAACCATCATCGCCCATTTAACGACCGAAGCCGCGCCTCTTCCCGACCACCTTACCCGTTATCAGCAGTTAGTGGATTTAATGATCGCCACCGATGCCGATAACCGCTTTGCCTCGACGGCCGATTTAATCGACTATATAGAAAGTTTCCAAAACACCGGCAGCAAGCATGCGATAACGCATAAATTCAATAAAATCGTTGCCGCGAAAAAAACAGCCGCCAACACATCGCTCCATAAACTCTCTAGCGCCCCGCAAAGCCAACGCCGCCTGCACGCGTTCATAGGCTTAGGGCTGGCCATCACTCTCGCCGGGGCGACCGCTCTTTATTATTTTCACCCTAAAGAGCCTACCGAACCAGCCGATAATGTTTTGGCTGCCGACGTCGCAGAGAATGCCGTTGCATACGAATCTGAACACAACGAGATTCAACACCTATTGGACGAGGCGGACGCCATATTGACGCAAGCCAATTTATCCCTGCCGGCTCTGCGACAAGCTCTCGCTATTTACAATCAAGCGCTGACCATCGCGCCTGATGATGCCAGGACATTGACAGGGATCAGGCGCGTTGCCGTATTGGACAGAAATATTCGCGATGAAATCGACCTCAATCTTAGCGAGGCCGACAAGGCTATAAGAGCCTTCAGGTTGACAACACCGGCAAACGATAACGCCATGTTTTATTACCACCGAGCCCTGACCCTAGCTCCCGCTCACCCCGAAGCACAGCAAGGTAAATTCAAGATTGCAGACGCCTACGCAGACCTGGTCGAATCCAATTTATCGGATTTTAGATACGCCAAAGCGAAAGCAAATCTCGACAAAGGGCTTGCCATAGACCCGACATCGGCAAGATTGCTGGCGCTAAAAAATAAAACCAATGCATTTACCGATGCTCCCAAGCGCCTATTCGGCAAAGTCACGTCGATCTTTGACTAA